The following proteins come from a genomic window of Megalobrama amblycephala isolate DHTTF-2021 linkage group LG1, ASM1881202v1, whole genome shotgun sequence:
- the LOC125275367 gene encoding uncharacterized protein LOC125275367 isoform X1: MKKMFLKLVLLCLWRLDGVFGEVKRVKEGDSVTLNYDLTEMKDDDVIQWRFRNTLIAEINVTADRFTVNDDVPDGRFRDRLKLDNQTGSLTITNTTMKHIGVYQQTNNKSDNFHLAVTVSVTEGDSVTLNPDLTGMEDGDHIMWRFKETAIAVIIKRTDRFTVNDDVLDGRFRDRVKLDNQTGSLTITNITMKHAGEYDYILFLLTSPVQLWRYSYIYLIVYGELNISFTCFIYYS; the protein is encoded by the exons gagTGTTTGGTGAAGTGAAGAgagtgaaggagggagattcagtcactttAAACTatgatcttactgaaatgaaggatgatgatgtgattcagtggaggtttagaaacactttaatagctgaaatcaatgtaacggccgacagattcactgtaaatgatgatgttcctgatgggagattcagagacagactgaagctggacaatcaaactggatctctgaccatcacaaacaccacaatGAAACATATTGGAGTTTATCAACAGACCAACAATAAGAGTGATAATTTCCATCTCGCTGTCACTG TGTCAGTGacggagggagattcagtcactctaaacccTGATCTTACTGGAATGGAGGATGGTGATCATATTATGTGGAGGTTTAAAGAGACTGCAATAGCTGTAATCATTAAACGGACCgacagattcactgtaaatgatgatgttcttgatgggagattcagagacagagtgaagctggacaatcaaactggatctctgaccatcacaaacatcacaatgaAACACGCTGGAGAATATGATTATATCCTCTTTTTGTTAACATCCCCTGTTCAATTGTGGCGTTATTCTTATATTTATCTCATTGTCTACGGTGAGTTAAATATCAGTTTCacgtgttttatttattacagcTAG